GCCCGGCGACGAACGCGCCGAAGCGGTCCGACATGCCGCGACGGTCGCCACACCAGCACAGCGCCTCGTCGTCGTCGGTCGACCACATGCTGACGTGCAGGTGGCACGACGAGCCGACCTCGTCGATCTTGGGTTTCGCCATGAACGTGACGGTCAGATCGGCGCTGTTGGCCAATTGCTTGACCCCGTACTTGAACAGCACGTGCCGGTCGGCCATCTCCAGGGTGTCGCAGTAGTCGAGCGTGACCTCCTGCTGACCCAACCCCCATTCGGGTTTCGACGATTCGATCGGAACCCCGAATTCGGGCATCTGGTTGCGGATCCGCTCGATGAACCAGTCGTCGCGGGCGGCCTGGATCATCTGGTAGTCCGACCGGTAGTCCGACATCATCTTGAGATTCTGGTAGCCGAGTTCCCATGCCTGACGTGGCGGGGTGCACGACAGATAGAACTCGAGTTCGGACGCGAACTTGAACCGGAGCCCCTGATGCGCTGCCCGCTCGATCTGGTGGCGCAGGATGGTGCGTGGCGCGACGGCCAGCGGTTCGTCGGAATCCATGTGGTAGGCGTCGCAGATCACCAGCGCCGCCGTGGGCTCCCACGGGACGCGCCGCAGCGTCGTCAGATCCGGGACGAGCCTGATGTCCACCCAGCCGTTGGCCGCATTGGAGACCGGCAGGTCCAGCGGGTTCATCTCGAGGTCGACCGCGAAGATGAAGCTGCTCGCGTTGATGCCGCTGCCATGCAGGCCCAGCGCTGAAAACGCCGATATGGTCAGCCGTTTGCCGACCAGGCGCCCGTACGGGTCGGGCGCGGCGCAGATCACCGTGGTGATCTCGCCGGCCGCAGCCAGCTTCTCGAACGTGTCGAGGTCCAGAAGGGGCGATGCGCTGCTCATTGGTGCTCCAGGTGTCGATGCAGTTCCCAGTCGGTGATTGTCGTGCGCAGCCACTGCTCGTAACGCTGCAGTTCGGCCCGCCGGGTCGTGGCGAACGACGTGCAGAACGGCTTGCCGAGCAGATCGGGCAGCCACGTCGAGTTCTCGAAATGCGTCAACGCGCTGCCCAGATCTCCCGGCAGCTCGGCCGGTTCGGCATCACCAGCGGGCAACGCCAGCCTTTCCCGCAGGCCGCGCAGACCCGCGGCCAGCAGCGCCGCGGCCACCAGGTAGGGGTTGGCGTCGGCGCCGGGACGGCGGTGCTCGACGCGCGCGGATCTCGCGTCGGCGAGGATCACCCGGGCTGCGGTGCCGCGGTCGTCGTAGCCCCAGTTCGCGAAGGCCGGCGTGAACATCTCCGGGTCGATGCGCTTGTAGGAGTTGACATGTGGGTTGAGCATCAGCGACGTGTCGGCCATCCCGGCCAGGAGTCCGGCCAGGTAGTGGCTGCCTTCGGCCGACAGTGCACCCGCCCCGTCGGAGAACACGTTGTCGCCGTCGCGGGTGAGGCTCGAGTGCACATGGCCTCCCGCGCCGGACTTGTCGGCGAAAGGCTTGGCCATGAAACTGGCGTGCAGGCCCCGCTCGGCGCACAGATCCCGCAGGTACTGACGTGCCCGCACCGCGTTGTCGGTGGCCCGCAACGCGGTCTCGGGCGCGAGGGTGAACTCGAAGAACCCAGGACCCAGCTCGGCGTGGAACATCTCGATCTCGATGCCGATCTGGTCCATACGGTTGACGAATTCGGTTGCTATGTCGTGAATCTCGGCGCAGCGGGTGAGGCTGTAGGCGTTCTCGGTGCGGCCGTGGGCCGCCCGGTCACCCAGGATCGGCGGCGCCGCACCGCGCTCGTCGCGGAAGATCCACAGCTCGTACTCGAAGCCCAGCACGGGTGCCAGTCCCAGCTCGCCGTAGCGGTCCGCGAGATTGCCGAGCACGGCCCGGGGCGACAGGTCCAGCGGGCGAAGGTCGGCATCGACGAGGTCGGCGATCACCGCGTCGGTTCCCGGACGCCACGGCAGTTCGACGCGCGTGGTCTCGTCGGGAACCAGTTGTGCGTCCGGGTAGCCGTTGGCGGCGCTGCTGAACGGTGTGTCGGTGACGTCGTCGGTGAGCGAGAGGCCGTACACGATCGTGCAGAACGCCAGGCTCGACCCGCGTCGGGTCTTCGACGAGCGCACCAGCTTGCCGCGCAACCCGAGGTCGTAGTCGGGGACTTCGAGCTGCGTCATCGCGACGTGGTCAGCCATCGGCACTCCTTCTGGTTCGGCTCGGTCGGCGAGCGGGATCGCGCCCGACCCGGTGGTAGATGTGGTCGGGAACGTCGGCGGGGTCGTGGTACACCCACCAGGTGCACGACGTGGTCGGCGAATCCGGCGTCCACGTGGGCGGGTCGATGACGCGGGTGGGGTAGCCCAGCCGGTCGATCGGCATGACCTCGTTGAGCTGGCAGCAGTGCACGCAGTACGAGCAGATCCCCACTGTGTTCCACGCCCAGTCGTGTGGTTCGGTGGTGACCGCGAAGCCGAACGGCGCACCTGAGCGGGGTTGACCGCCGGTGATCCGGTGGTCGAGCGAGCGGCCGCCGGATCCGCATGGTGCGAAACGGAATCCGGTGCGACCGGGTTCCTCGATGAGCTCGATGTCGCCCTGTCGTCCTGTGCCTGCCAGATGCGCGTGGAAACCGTCGACGATCGCGATCATCAACTGGTGGGCCGAGTCGCTCCACGGTTGGTTGTCCAATGCGTAACGGCGCTCGTGGATCTCGTACCAGTCGACCATGAGGAAATCCCACAGCTCACCGAGCGCGGATTCGCCGACGAGTCTGACCGCGATGTCGACGATGCCCGCGACGCGGTCGACCGCGTGGTCGTGGATCTGCTGCCACACCTGTCGTGCGACCTCGATCAGCCCGGCGGATGCGGGATCCTGGTCGCGGCACGCGCGCGCGGCCACCGCGACCGCGTCGGTGAACCTGGGCCACTCGGCGTTGATTCCGGCCATGGCCTGTTCGCCGATCAGTTCGGAGAGGCGTGCGAGCGCGCGGTCGATGTCGTCCCGCGGGATGTCGTGGTCGTCGATCCACCGCAGCATGGCAGCCGGCCAGCGCTCGTAGACGTCGTTGAGCTCCTCGGCTTCGAGTACCGCCACCTCGACCAGTTGCGCGGCGGCCTCCCACTGCTGTGCCTCGATGCGTTCGATCGCGGTGCGAAAGGTGCCGCGCGCGAGTTCAGCCCAGTCGCCGGTGCGTGCGTTGCGGCCGAGCGAGGGTTCGTAGGCGACAGGGGTTCGGGTGACGGGCGTGCTCGTCATGTCAGCTGGAACCCTCCGTCGGCGCGCAGTTCGGAACCGGTGATGTACGAGGCCTGGTCGCTGAGCAGGAACGCGGTGGCCGCGGCGATCTCGGCGGGCTGCGCGAACCGCCCTGCGGGCACCCGCGGGGCCAGCGAAGGGGGCAGCGTCGCGGAGTCGCCATGCGCGGCGGCCATCGGGGTCGCGACGAATCCGGGCGCGACGCTGTTGACCCGGATCCCGTCGACACCCAGGGCCCGCGCGCTGCTTTCGGTGAGCATGCGCAGGCCGGCCTTGGACGCGGCGTACTGCGGCGTCGGATCGGGGTTCGACAGCGCGATGACGCGCGAGGCCTCGATCGAGGTCACGTTCACGATCGCGGCTGGGGTGTTGTGCCGCAGTATCGGGGTGAACGCGTCGACCGTGTTGTAGGCGCCCATCAGGTTGACCTCCAGGCACCGCAGCCACTGCTCGCGGGACACGCCGGCGAACCCGGTGTCGTCGATGACGCCCGCGCAGTTCACCAGGTAGCTCACGGTGTCGACGGGTGCTCCCTGCTCGCGCAGGGTGGCGACCAGATCGGGGTCACGGACGTCCGCCGCGCAGC
This genomic window from Mycolicibacterium goodii contains:
- a CDS encoding glutamine synthetase family protein, with the protein product MSSASPLLDLDTFEKLAAAGEITTVICAAPDPYGRLVGKRLTISAFSALGLHGSGINASSFIFAVDLEMNPLDLPVSNAANGWVDIRLVPDLTTLRRVPWEPTAALVICDAYHMDSDEPLAVAPRTILRHQIERAAHQGLRFKFASELEFYLSCTPPRQAWELGYQNLKMMSDYRSDYQMIQAARDDWFIERIRNQMPEFGVPIESSKPEWGLGQQEVTLDYCDTLEMADRHVLFKYGVKQLANSADLTVTFMAKPKIDEVGSSCHLHVSMWSTDDDEALCWCGDRRGMSDRFGAFVAGQLRHAVDMSLMYAPTINSYKRFQPDQFAGTAIALGMDNRSCAFRLVGHGPSFRVENRIPGADVNPYYAYAATIAAGLDGIDANLPAPDILDGNAWTQDGVTTVPTSLHRSLDLFAESKMARTAFGDEVFDHLLSSAQSELEAFDSHTVTDWESRRYYERV
- a CDS encoding SDR family NAD(P)-dependent oxidoreductase, which codes for MTSPRAKALAFTFTGGDAVVTGAASGIGAATAAVLMSAGIRTVRLDVRQPEPDPGYGVDLQICCAADVRDPDLVATLREQGAPVDTVSYLVNCAGVIDDTGFAGVSREQWLRCLEVNLMGAYNTVDAFTPILRHNTPAAIVNVTSIEASRVIALSNPDPTPQYAASKAGLRMLTESSARALGVDGIRVNSVAPGFVATPMAAAHGDSATLPPSLAPRVPAGRFAQPAEIAAATAFLLSDQASYITGSELRADGGFQLT
- a CDS encoding glutamine synthetase family protein, which translates into the protein MADHVAMTQLEVPDYDLGLRGKLVRSSKTRRGSSLAFCTIVYGLSLTDDVTDTPFSSAANGYPDAQLVPDETTRVELPWRPGTDAVIADLVDADLRPLDLSPRAVLGNLADRYGELGLAPVLGFEYELWIFRDERGAAPPILGDRAAHGRTENAYSLTRCAEIHDIATEFVNRMDQIGIEIEMFHAELGPGFFEFTLAPETALRATDNAVRARQYLRDLCAERGLHASFMAKPFADKSGAGGHVHSSLTRDGDNVFSDGAGALSAEGSHYLAGLLAGMADTSLMLNPHVNSYKRIDPEMFTPAFANWGYDDRGTAARVILADARSARVEHRRPGADANPYLVAAALLAAGLRGLRERLALPAGDAEPAELPGDLGSALTHFENSTWLPDLLGKPFCTSFATTRRAELQRYEQWLRTTITDWELHRHLEHQ